One stretch of Natronolimnobius baerhuensis DNA includes these proteins:
- a CDS encoding cell division protein SepF, translated as MGLMSKILGGDQSRTAEDYVELNLDDVAAESANAAMQVRIAEVGGQADAIDIKDAVYDGDIVIADITRLRTEDSTVEHIIDELRQVAREVDGDIVRKGDDQMIITPTGVRVSREKIGQSL; from the coding sequence ATGGGACTCATGAGCAAAATTCTCGGCGGGGACCAGTCCCGCACTGCCGAGGATTACGTCGAACTGAACCTCGACGACGTCGCTGCGGAGTCGGCAAACGCAGCCATGCAAGTACGCATCGCAGAAGTCGGCGGCCAGGCCGATGCAATCGATATCAAAGACGCCGTCTACGACGGTGATATCGTCATCGCCGACATTACGCGCTTGCGCACCGAAGACAGCACCGTCGAACACATCATCGACGAACTCCGGCAGGTCGCTCGAGAGGTCGACGGCGACATCGTCCGCAAGGGCGACGACCAGATGATCATCACGCCAACGGGCGTTCGCGTCAGCCGTGAGAAAATCGGCCAGTCGCTTTAA